In Desulfobacterales bacterium, the genomic stretch GGGCAGAAGGCGGTGATAGCCACCGTGTCCCCCGACTATGAAAGCGGGGCGCATGCCCTTGCATCCGTGGAGCCCCTGGGCGGACCCCGGGATATTCAGACCAACCTGGCCCCGACCGGCTCGGATATCACGGTGACGGCTTTTGGGGAATATTTTTACCGGCTTGAAAGGAGCGGTGCCCACAACATAAGCAAGTATCATGTGAATGCGCCGACGGAAGTGATCTGGCAGTATTCCACGGAAGGCCGTGATGAGAACAGCAACCCCCATGATATCGTATTTGTGAATTCCGAAAAAGCCTATCTTTTACGCTACGGCTCGGATACGGCCTGGATCGTGAATCCATCGGCAGAGACGGAAGATGCGTTTAAAACCGGAGAGCTGGATTTGAGCGCATATGCAGATACCGATGGCGTCCCGGAAATGCACTCCGGCATGGTGGTCGGGGACCGCTTGTTTATCACCCTGCAGCGGGTGGATTATTCCGCCGGCTTCTCCGACGTGGAATACAACACCCCGTATGTGGCTGTTTTCGACACAAAAACGGACGAAGAGATCGATGTCCTGGATTGCGGCTGTGAGATGAAGGGGATTGAAATCCCGGAGATTACCAATCTGGGCGCCATTCAGTATCTGGATGTCACCGACAGGATCTACGTCCAGGGCATGGGCGATTATGATCAGACAGAAGGCGCCCCCATGGGCGGCATCGTCCGCATTGACCCGGACACCTATGAAACAGACGTGGTTCTGAGAGATGATTTCAGCGTTTACGGGGCGGTAACCGGCATGGTGGTGGTATCTGAAACCAAGGGCTATTTTATCGGGTATGCCGGATGGGGAGACAATACGCTATACACCTTTGATCCGGGCTGCGATACCGGATGCGGCATCGGCCCGGTGCCCGGTTTTGAAAATATCAGCATCGCCGGCATGGAATCCGGCGCTTATACGGATGAAAACGGGATGGCCTGGATATGTGTCCAGAGCCAGGAAAATCCCCGGGTGGATATTCTGAATCCGGCTGATGATACCATTGATGAGAGCCTTTCCACAGAGTTGAACCCGCTTAAGGTGGCGTTTACCGGAAGCGGGACAAATGATGACGGGTCCGGAGATGATGATGGGACCGGAGATGATGATGGGGAGGAAGCCGACGATGACGGCGGCAGCAGCAGCAGCGGCTGTTTTATCGGGGGGTTGAAATAGAATGCGGGACAGTGCGATATCATCCGTATAATTCCAAAAACGCTTGACAGCAAAAAAGGAAGTTCGATAAAAATAGACGTTAAATCGGCGGAAGAATCCGTCATTGGCAGGATTTAAATAAACATCCTGCAAAAAACAAAATCGGGTTTCCCGTGATCTAAGGGAAATCCGTCCATATTTCGAATAAAAGCCACGAAGGCATGACCTTCCAAAAGAAGGAAGGGCTTTCGTGGCTTTTTTTGTTTTAAAGCGGGGAAAATTTTCTGGACAAAGCGCTATACCACAAATTAAATTCTTGACGAATATTTTGAAAATCAGGGATGATACGGCGGACGAGGAAGCCTGCAAAATGGAGCATACCCTGAGCGAGGCCACACTGGACAGCCTGACGGATTTTATGGTTTTTATTCAGGAATGCCCGCGGGCCGGGGAGTCCTGGCTGCAGAACTTTGAGGAATACCGCGTCCAGGGCTATAAGCCGGAAAAGTGCAAATCGCGGAGCGGTGAATTCGCCTGCGAGTTGAAAGAACGGATTGATCATAGGGATTCTGATGAAGGCGGTGGATCTGGCAAATAAGAAAAGCGATGGGGTGGTATAGTTATGAAATGACGCCGAGATTGCGGGAAAGCCTGCCAATGCCGGGCTGGCATATCAGGGAACAGACAAGGCCGGCGATTTTCTGCCAAAAACCCGCATGATGGGAACTATCGGCTGCGATATCTTTGAAGCAACAAACCTGGCCCTGGAATATTTCCATGACGAGTATGAAAACGATGACGCGGCCGATGTGATCACCGCGCAGCTGGCCGTTGAATTTTGAGCGGGGCGCGGCGATATTGCAATTATTTGACATCCCGGCATTTTGCGGCCATATTAAATTTTATGATGGCGTCTGAAGAGTTCCCCTTGCGGCCCTTTCAGGGGAAGATCGAGCCTGATACCCAATACCTAA encodes the following:
- a CDS encoding iron dependent repressor, metal binding and dimerization domain protein, with protein sequence MAFFVLKRGKFSGQSAIPQIKFLTNILKIRDDTADEEACKMEHTLSEATLDSLTDFMVFIQECPRAGESWLQNFEEYRVQGYKPEKCKSRSGEFACELKERIDHRDSDEGGGSGK